A genome region from Bombilactobacillus bombi includes the following:
- the tpiA gene encoding triose-phosphate isomerase translates to MRTPIIAGNWKLNNNPEDTTKFVNAVKDQLPDSNKVESVIAAPAVDLPALLAAAKGSNLHTAAENCYFENSGAFTGETSPQVLNEMGINYVVIGHSERRDYFHETDDDINKKAHAVLDNQMTPIICCGETLETREAGKAEEWVQNQVTAALKGLSAQQVAGLVIAYEPIWAIGTGKTATSDQAQEICHVIRETVKDLYDATTSDNVRIQYGGSVKPANVKDLMSKPDIDGGLVGGASLEPESFLQLVNYQD, encoded by the coding sequence ATGCGGACACCAATTATTGCAGGAAATTGGAAACTAAACAATAATCCTGAAGATACAACCAAATTTGTTAATGCTGTTAAGGATCAATTACCTGATTCTAATAAAGTTGAATCAGTAATTGCTGCACCAGCAGTCGACTTACCCGCTTTGTTAGCTGCTGCTAAAGGAAGCAACTTGCATACTGCAGCCGAAAACTGCTATTTTGAAAATTCTGGTGCTTTTACTGGTGAGACTAGTCCCCAAGTTTTAAATGAAATGGGTATTAATTATGTTGTTATTGGTCATTCGGAACGGCGTGATTATTTCCACGAAACTGATGATGATATCAATAAAAAAGCACATGCGGTTTTAGATAATCAAATGACACCAATCATTTGCTGTGGTGAAACTTTAGAAACTCGTGAAGCTGGTAAAGCAGAAGAATGGGTTCAAAATCAAGTAACTGCAGCCTTAAAGGGATTATCAGCTCAGCAAGTTGCTGGTTTAGTAATTGCTTATGAACCAATTTGGGCCATTGGAACTGGTAAGACTGCTACTTCTGATCAAGCTCAAGAAATTTGCCATGTTATTCGCGAAACTGTGAAGGATTTATATGATGCAACAACATCTGATAATGTTCGCATTCAATATGGTGGCTCAGTTAAACCAGCTAACGTGAAAGATTTAATGAGCAAACCTGATATTGATGGCGGCTTAGTTGGTGGTGCCAGCTTAGAGCCAGAATCTTTCTTGCAGCTTGTTAATTATCAAGATTAA